A window of Cryptomeria japonica chromosome 3, Sugi_1.0, whole genome shotgun sequence contains these coding sequences:
- the LOC131063890 gene encoding large ribosomal subunit protein bL12c, producing the protein MNNNTLLRNLANRVNCRASLWVWSLYNESPCFQAVGFSSTASKANPEKQVDGNINNKQKLERIADELMNLNVLERHDYKILFRLKLGLDRFASPVGGMVIPGAPAADGAAPEKKVAEKSTFDVKLEKYEANAKIKIIKEVRGFTDLGLKEAKDLVEKIPAVLKKGLTKEEATKIVEKLKELGATAVME; encoded by the coding sequence ATGAATAATAATACATTGCTAAGGAACCTTGCGAATCGGGTAAATTGTAGGGCGTCTTTATGGGTTTGGTCGCTGTATAATGAAAGCCCTTGTTTTCAAGCCGTCGGGTTTTCATCCACGGCTTCGAAGGCAAATCCAGAAAAGCAAGTAGACGGCAATATTAATAATAAGCAGAAGTTGGAGAGAATAGCCGATGAGCTTATGAACTTGAATGTACTGGAGAGACACGATTACAAGATTTTATTCAGGCTGAAATTAGGGTTAGATAGGTTCGCTTCACCCGTAGGAGGCATGGTCATACCGGGAGCACCCGCAGCAGACGGAGCTGCGCCTGAGAAGAAAGTTGCAGAGAAAAGTACATTTGATGTCAAGCTTGAGAAATACGAGGCCAATGCGAAGATTAAGATTATTAAGGAGGTCAGGGGTTTTACAGATTTAGGGCTGAAGGAGGCCAAAGATTTGGTGGAAAAGATTCCGGCTGTTTTGAAGAAGGGGCTCACGAAAGAGGAGGCTACAAAGATAGTCGAAAAGCTCAAGGAGTTGGGAGCCACAGCCGTCATGGAATGA